Proteins found in one Xenopus laevis strain J_2021 chromosome 1L, Xenopus_laevis_v10.1, whole genome shotgun sequence genomic segment:
- the smarca2.L gene encoding probable global transcription activator SNF2L2 isoform X6: MLNKAIEDGNLEEMEEEVRLKKRKRRRNVDKDVVKEDGEKTKKRRGRPPAEKLSPNPPKLTKQMNAVVDTVINYKDGNGRQLSEVFIQLPSRKELPEYYELIRKPVDFKKIKERIRNHKYRSISDLEKDIMLLCHNAQTFNLEGSQIYEDSIVLQSVFRSARQKIVKEDESEEDSNDEEDDDEEDDESESESKSMKVKIKLSKKDDKAREKGKGKKRQSRGKAKPVVSDYDSDEDQDDNEPSEGSGSDDE, translated from the exons GCTATCGAAGACGGAAACTTGGAGGAAATGGAAGAGGAAGTACGGCTGAAGAAACGCAAAAGACGCAGAAATGTGGACAAAGATGTTGTTAAAGAAGATGGGGAAAAGACCAAAAAGAGAAGAGGACGGCCACCTGCAGAAAAATTATCTCCAAATCCACCCAAGCTTACTAAGCAGATGAATGCTGTAGTGGATACTGTTATCAACTACAAGGATGG cAATGGAAGGCAACTTAGTGAAGTTTTCATACAGCTTCCTTCTAGGAAAGAATTGCCAGAGTATTATGAACTGATCCGCAAACCTGTTGACTTCAAAAAAATAAAG GAGAGAATCCGTAATCACAAATACAGAAGTATTAGTGATCTTGAGAAAGATATCATGTTACTGTGTCATAATGCTCAGACATTCAATTTGGAAGGATCCCAG ATTTATGAGGATTCCATTGTTCTACAATCAGTCTTCAGGAGTGCAAGGCAAAAGATTGTCAAAGAAGATGAGAGTGAAGAAGATAGCAATGATGAGGAAGATGATGATGAGGAAGACGATGAATCAGAATCTGAGT CTAAGTCCATGAAGGTCAAAATTAAGCTGAGTAAGAAGGATGACAAGgccagagaaaagggaaaaggaaaaaagaggcAAAGTCGAGGCAAAGCCAAACCAGTTGTGAGTGACTATGACAGTGATGAAGATCAAGATGACAAT GAACCATCAGAAGGAAGTGGCAGTGATGATGAATGA